The following nucleotide sequence is from Cellulosilyticum sp. I15G10I2.
AGAGCCCTTGCAGCTGATACACTGGCATCATAGAGCTTAGAAGAGTCTTTTGTCTTTTCAAATTCACCTATATAATTCTTAGCATTCGAAATATCAAGCTTGATGACATCAAGTACCCCCGCACTACATTCACCAGGTCCTCGGCCTTTAAGCGAGAACAAATCCTGCGAACCAAAATCATAATATAAGTCAGGATTTTCACTCTGAGGTTCTATCTTGGAAAAACTCTCAATGAGGTTTTTAACAGATATGTTTTCTTCTTTTACAAATGCAGTAAAATCTCCGATTTTTGATGTGTTTTTTAGGCGCGCCAGCTCCACTAAAAACGCTGGAATTTTTTTAGCTGGAATCATACCGTGATCACTACCAAGTCTAGCTTCTCCTGCGCCCACAGCACCTCCAAATAACACCGCATACATAGGCACCAAGCCACTCTCTACTCTTTTGGCTCTGCCATATAGTCCAATCTCTCCCTTTTGATGCTGGCCGCAAGAGTTTTGACAACCTGAAATAAAAATTCTTGGCAGCTGCTCTTTGATAGTCTCCTCTACATCTGCAAATTCATTTTTGATTGCAGATAACAGATTTTGTGACAAACATAGTCCTAACTTACAGGTAGCAGCGCCTGCACAGGCAACAGAATTATCTACTTGATAACAAGATGTAAAGCTGCTTGTGATACTCAGTAATTTTTTAACATCATCGCTTAATAAATCTCTTACAAAAAAACCTTGTGTACTCGTAAGCCTCACATTTGCTGTATAATCAAGATCCTCTATAAACTGAATGATTTGATCAAGTTTATTAACCTCAAGATTGCCATTTTCGGGATGAATATAAAGTGAATAATAACCTCTGATTTTTTGTTCTACTACGAGAGGATTATTAATAGTTTCAGATATGGCTTCGGCTTTATCTGAAGCTACCTCATCTATAACAAGGTCAATATTTCTTTCTTTTTTAACCTTATCTATAAGTTCTTGATATTTTAATTTAAAGCCTTCTGGCCCTAGCCTTTGCAAAATATATCTTATACGGGCTTTATGCTTATTCGTTCTATTACCTTCATTTTCAAAGAGTTCTTTCATCGCCTGAACATGATACAACACTTCTTTTGCTGGAATAAAGTCTTCAAGTTTTATCGAAACATTAGGACTTCCTCCAAGCCCCCCCGCCCCATATAATTCAAAACCTTTTTCTCCATTTTCTATCTTTGCAACAAACCCCAGATCTGCGATTGTTGCATTGCCTGTGTCTTCCTTTGAATTTGAATAAGCAATTTTATATTTTCTTGGAAGATTAAATACGGTAGGATCTTTAAGTACATACTCTGTTGTTGCGAGCGCATAAGGGGTCACATCAAAAACATCATCCTGCGATACACCTGTGAGTGGAGAACACCCAACATTTCTTGCCGTATTGCCTCCTGTTCCTCTTGTCACAATCCCTGCTTCTAAGAGCCCTTCCATGATGTTTACAGTATCATCCAACGTTACTTTATGAAATTGTATGTCTTGTCTTGTCGTTAGATGAATCGCACCATGGGCATATTTTTTAGCCAGTTCACTTATTTTTTTTAATTGCTCTATGCTCACTACCCCTGATGGGATTCTTGTTCGGATCATATAAGTATCATTATCTCTTTGTTCATAGATACCCATAGAGACTCTATAAGGTTTAAATCTTTCTGCCTCCAATACACCTTTTTTTAGTTCTTCCACTTTGTTTCTATAATTTATTTCTTCATCTATAACTGCCTGAGGTATTTTTATCACCGCATATCCTCCCTATCTATTCAATAAATATACTATCAAGTTTTTCTACTGATTCATTGGCAACAATTTTGAAAAAGTTAAGGACTGGTTCTTGATCTTTTAAAGAAAGTATGCCGTAAATACTGCTAGCATCATAGGCTAGTCGTTTATCTTCTTCCGATGGCCTAGATGGGGTATAGGGATGAGAATGATAATTCCCTACCAATAGGTACCCACTTGCTCGCATCTCCTTAATAACAGCAAACTGCTCCTTAGGATCCATAGAAAAATGTTCACTACTTTGATCTATATTTGTAAGTGGATAGATCTTTTTAATCCAAATACCTTCTTCTGTTTTGATGCCACCGAGCAGTCCGCAGCATTCTAACGGAAACTCATCTTTTGCCTGCTTTACAATTTTGTTGTACTGATCTTTCGTTATGTTAACATTCATCTGTTATCCCCCCTTAGACTAGCTGCCTATATACTGCAGACAGGTGGTTTATAATCTATAAGCTCATTAATTGTAGGTTCTTCGCCACATATACCACATTTTGTATTATGTTTTATTTTTATTTTTCTAAATTCCATCTTGATAGCATCATAAGTCAGCAAATAACCAGCTAGTGTTTCTCCAAGACCTAATATATATTTAATCGCTTCTGTAGCTTGAAGTGTCCCAATAACGCCGCCCATAACCCCCAGCACGCCAGCCTCACGGCAGGTAGGAACAGCACCTTCTGGAGGCGGTTCTTTGAACATACATCTATAACAAGGTGTATTATTATCTGGGATATAAGTCGTTAATTGTCCATTAAATCTAATGATACCTGCATGAGAAAAAGGTTTTTTAGCAAGTACGCAGGCATCATTGATTAAGAATTTTGCTCCGAAATTATCCGTTCCATCAATGATAAAGTCATAGTCCTGATCCTTAATGATCTCCAAAATATTTGACGCATTGACAAAGGTATGATAAGTAATAACGTTAACATCTGGATTCATTTCATTAATGGTTTCTTTACCAGATATAACTTTTAGCTTACCGACGTCTTTTGTTTGATGGATGATCTGTCTTTGCAGATTAGATAAATCTACTGAATCCGCATCTACAAGTCCTATTGTCCCAATACCTGCTGCTGCTAAAAACATCGCAGCCGGTGCACCCAAGCCTCCAGTTCCTATGATGAGCACCTTTGATTCTAATAACTTTTGCTGACCTTCTACACCTACTTCTGATAAAATAATATGTCTTGAATATCTTTCTATCTGCGCTTCACTAAAATCCAAAACTGCCACCTCCCATAAAGTATAAGAGTTCTATTGCATCGTTTTCTTTAACTAGGGTATTTTCAAAATCGTCTCTGTCTAAAATCTCACCATTTAATTCTACAGATACCATTTCAACCATCTTAACTTCTTGCAGCACCAAAAGCTCTAATATATTGATTGCTTTTTCTAGTTGTTTCTCTTCACCATTAACTTTAATTTTCATTTATAATTCCTCCCAAAATTTAATTCCTAGTATTCCTATATATATTATTGTATTTGATTTTATTTAATTTATCACTTTTTTTCACTATTGTCAATACAGTTACACTAACTTTAGCTATTTTATTGTGTATTGATGGGTATGATTAGCCTATTACAAGAAAGTATACGAAAAACCCACTTTTCTATTTCATAAAAAAGAAGCGTTACAAAACTGTTTTTTATCAGTTTTGTAACGCTTCTTTTTTTAAATATATTTAATATGCTCTTTATAATGCCCTCAGCATGTCTTCTGCCTGCACATATTCAAGACGCAAGCTATCTGCTACTGACTTACATACAAGCTTACCATCAATAGTATTTAAACCTTTTCTAAGCGCCGGATCTGCGAGCAATGCTTGCTTGATACCTTTATCCGCCAGTTGGATAAGATATGGTAAGGTCGCTGCTTCAAGTGCAAGTGTTGAGGTTCTAGGAACAGCACCAGGCATATTAGCGACAGAATAATGAATAACACCATGTTTTTCATAAGATGGATGGTCATGCGTTGTCACTCTGTCTATAGTTTCAATAGAGCCCCCTTGATCAATCGCCACATCTACAACGACTGCACCCTTTTTCATTGTTTTGACCATTTCTTCAGTTACAATAATGGGCGCACTTGCCCCTGTCACTAAAACTGCCCCTACTAAAAGATCTGCTTTTTTCACAGCCTCAGCAATATTATAAGCACTACACACTATTGTATTGATACGCCCTGCAAAAATATCATCTAAATAACGTAATCGCTGTATACTAATATCTAAGATCGTTACATTTGCACCCATTCCTACTGCAATTTTAGCTGCATTAGTTCCTACAACACCGCCCCCAATAATAACAACATCAGCCGGTTTTACCCCAGGTACACCGCCAAGTAAAATACCAATACCTCCGTTATATTTTTGCAGCAGACTCGCACCGATTTGAATAGACATTCTGCCCGCAACTTCGCTCATTGGTGCGAGTAACGGCAATGAACCATTCTCAAGTTCAACAGTCTCATAAGCAATTCCCGTTACTTTTTTCTCAAGCAATGCTTTTGTGAGTGGGCTATTAGGCGCTAAATGTAAATACGTATAGAGGTTTTGATGGTTCTTAAACAAATCATATTCTGATTCTAGAGGTTCTTTTACTTTTACAATTGTCTCAGCTCTTTCAAATACTTCCGTGTTTTTAGCAACAAGCGTCGCTCCAGCTTGCTCATACTCTTCATCTGTAAAACCGCTGCCGAGTCCAGCACTTTTCTCAACAATAACTTGATGTCCTCTTTTTGTCAAAATGCTGACTCCGCCTGGTGTTAATCCCACTCTGTTTTCATTATTTTTAATTTCTTTTGGTAATCCGATAATCATAGCTTATGCCCCTTTCATTTTCCCAGTGGCAATACCGATGGATAAATTGAGTAATTATTTTTTGTTGTTTTTAACACAACATTCGTATAAGTTTTGATAATTCCTGTCACACCCTTTACCTTATTCAAAATCTTTTCCAATGTTTCAGGATTATTGGTTACAATTTTAATCATATAATCATAATTACCTGCAATATAATGGCACTCTAGAATATCATTTTCTTCGTTAACAAATTTTAAAAAACTGTCAATAAATTTAGGACTTTCAAGACTTATAAACATCAGTGCAGTAAGTTCTTTATTAAAGTATTTGCCATTAATAATGGCTGTGTAGTGATTAATCACCCCGGATTTTTCAAGTTTTTTAATACGCTCACCCACAGCTGATACAGACAGATTAATTTTACTGCCTATGTCCGATATGGAGACTCTTCCATTTTCCTGCAATGCCCTTAAAATTGCCAAATCAATATCATCCATCTTCTCACCCCGTAAAATATAGTCTAAATATAACATTATGCAAAAATACAATCAATGTTATAGGATTATTTCAATTATTTTTTTTGCATATACCATTTTAACACATATTTTTACTGTTTCTCTATTCAAAAACATCTCAAATCTAAATATTTTTGGCATTGCATCCAATATCCCCTCTGATTAAAAACATATTCTATCTAATTCATCGGCGGCTTTACTTTTTCAAGCCGCGTTTGATTTCTTTCAAATCCTCCAATAATTTTTTACGTCTTTTCTTAAAAAATATACATAAGTATCCCCACAGTACAGATGCCAGTTATAACTGACAAAAGCATATTTTTTGAACAATAGGCTGATAAAGCTGTAATAACCGAGGCTACTATATAGTTATTATTAAAGGAAATATCAATATGACCCTGTTTGATAAAAATAGCTGGAACAATTAATGAGGTCAATACTGCAGGTGCAATATAACTCATAAATTTAGTCACTCTGGGTGGTATCTCTCGATTACCGGAGATGACTAAGAGCGGAAACCTCGTAAAATATGTCGCAAGTCCGGCACCTAGTATTATCACTATCAATTTAATGCTCATAGTCAATACCTCCCTTAATCCTATCTGCTTCGGTATCTTTAATCGTAAGCTCAGATGCTAGATATCCCGCCAGACTTGCTGCTACTCCGGCAATGATGATATACCATTTACCTGGGATCAATTGGCTTCCGATTATAGAAATAATGCCTGAGACAACTACTGTAACAACAACAGGAAAGTCCTTTACCATAGGTACAATCATACCGATGAATGCAGCAATAAAAGCAAAATCAAAAATATAATTCAACTGGCTAGAAATAATGTTGCCAAAAAAATACCCGATAATCCCTGCCGAACCCCAAAACACATAAATATTCAAACCACTTCCAAGAAAATAACGGCTAGTCGGTCTATCAGTTTGGAAACGGCTGTAGGCAACGGCATAACTTTCATCTGTCATAAAAAAGGCATTAACCATTCTCATCCTGTTTGATTCATGTTTTAAATACGGCGATAGGGATGCCGCCAATAAGAAATGTCTTAGGTTAATAATTAGGACTGTTACTATTATCGAAACTGGACTGCTTCCGATTGCTATCATCTGGACGGCAGTCATCTGTGAAGCACCTGCAAAAACAAATGCAGACATGGCCATAGTCTCAAATACCGAAAGGCCAGCTTTACATGCCATCACGCCATATACAAGGCCATATATTGAAGCACTTATCCCTAGGGGGATAGTATCAATAAATCCCTTAACTAATTCTTTAATTTTTTGTTCTACTTTCACTATTAGCCCATCCTTTATTTTATCTGAATATCAGCAACCGCATATAAAACTGCTGATCCACTGATTTTTACTCTGTCTCCGCAATACTTACAGTATAAGGTTCCGCCACGCTTAGAGAGCTGTCTTGCTACCATCTCATCCTTGCCCAAATGCTTTGCCCAATAGGGAATGAAATTGCAATGTGCAGACCCACATACAGGATCCTCATTTACACTGATTTTAGGGAAAAAGCTTCTGGAGACAAAATCATACGCTTTGCTTTTCGCCGTTATCGAAACGCCGAGTCCATCAGGCAGATTTCTAAGTTTAGAGAAGTCAGGCTCCGCGTTTCGAACGTCTTCTTCCTTTTCCAGTACAAACATCAGATCCCGGCCCAGATAGACTTCTATAGGCCTTATACCAATAGCCTCAACCATTTGCTCTGTCAGTACAATTGATTTGGGCATTCTACTTGGAAAGTCCATTTCATACAGCTCCCCCTTTTTTATAACAACAAGCTCACCGCTTAGTGTCTGAAATTTGATTGTCTCTATATGCTTATCATAATAATTGGCAATTACATAAGCGGTTGCTAACGTTGCATGACCGCAGAGGTCAATTTCATTTTTTGGGGTAAACCATCTTAACCGATAACCATCTTGCTCTTTTACAGCAAATGCAGTCTCAGAAAGGTTGTTTTCAATAGCAATATTCTGCATCATTTCATCAGCTAACCACGCTTCCAATATACATACGCCTGCTGGATTTCCCTCAAATACTTTTTCTGCAAAGGCGTCTACTACATAATACTTCATAATTTATCCCTCCCTATTTGCATACACTCTATGTTTAAAGCAAATTTTATCATTGTCTTTGTATGGTTTCAATGGTAAAATTGTATGCAATACAATTTTAGGAGGTTTAATATGCCAGTCAATTCTTTTGAAAATTACCCAATGACTTGGAAACCCAATAGAGACCAGCTTACAGCCCCACTATACCTTTCCATTGCTAATTTATTAGAATACGATATTATAAATGGTTATCTCGCTCCAAACACAAAACTTCCTCCTCAACGGGAGCTAGCGGATTATCTGGATATCAACCTTAGTACGGTAACAAGAGCCTTCAAAATAGGTGAATTAAAAGGATTAATTTATGCAAAAACTGGCAAAGGAACTTTTGTTGCATCAAATGCAGGTGCAACAATCACAATTGTTGATAATGAAGCAGAAAAAAACTATCTAGATATGGGACTTATTAAACCTTTTGATCAATTTAATCCCCTTGTAGTAGAAACAGTAAAAAGTATTATGTCCAAGGGATATATAGAAAAATTGTTGGACTATAGCCATCCATTAGGTTCACCCTATCACAAAATGGCCGCCAGGCAGTGGCTGCAGAAATGTAATATTGATGCAAATATCGGAAATATTGCAATAACATCTGGGGCGCAGAACTCTGTCACACTTACCTTAATTTCTCTTTTTCATTCTGGGGATAAAATTGCAGTTGATATGTACACCTATCCTAATTTTATCGAATTAGCTAGTATGTTAAATATTCAATTAATTCCAATACGGCACGATATTTTTGGTATGAATCCAGAGGAATTGGACGCACAATGTAAAGCGAATAACATACAAGGGATCTATCTGACCCCTTCTTGTCATAATCCAACAGCTATTTTAATGAATATGTCACGGAGACAGGAAATTGCAAAAGTTATTAGTAAAAATAAACTTATTTTAATCGAAGATGATATTTTTTCTTTTCTTGCGCCACAAAATTATCTACCTATCACTTGTTTAGTGCCTGATCAATCTATTTACATAAGTAGCGTCTCAAAATCTTTATGCTCAGGAATACGCGTAGGGTTCATGTTTTATCCAGAAAAATATGCATCAAATATAATCCGTGGC
It contains:
- a CDS encoding sulfurtransferase TusA family protein, coding for MIKIPQAVIDEEINYRNKVEELKKGVLEAERFKPYRVSMGIYEQRDNDTYMIRTRIPSGVVSIEQLKKISELAKKYAHGAIHLTTRQDIQFHKVTLDDTVNIMEGLLEAGIVTRGTGGNTARNVGCSPLTGVSQDDVFDVTPYALATTEYVLKDPTVFNLPRKYKIAYSNSKEDTGNATIADLGFVAKIENGEKGFELYGAGGLGGSPNVSIKLEDFIPAKEVLYHVQAMKELFENEGNRTNKHKARIRYILQRLGPEGFKLKYQELIDKVKKERNIDLVIDEVASDKAEAISETINNPLVVEQKIRGYYSLYIHPENGNLEVNKLDQIIQFIEDLDYTANVRLTSTQGFFVRDLLSDDVKKLLSITSSFTSCYQVDNSVACAGAATCKLGLCLSQNLLSAIKNEFADVEETIKEQLPRIFISGCQNSCGQHQKGEIGLYGRAKRVESGLVPMYAVLFGGAVGAGEARLGSDHGMIPAKKIPAFLVELARLKNTSKIGDFTAFVKEENISVKNLIESFSKIEPQSENPDLYYDFGSQDLFSLKGRGPGECSAGVLDVIKLDISNAKNYIGEFEKTKDSSKLYDASVSAARALLILKGVDTTKDRVIFKEFINHFVDTGYVKQAIKKLVEDLLDYKLGDIAHLEGYYEEVKYLIHKVSAMYESLDPRLEITLPKEQEMKAEQNTAETVQDTTLNIVDLKGVKCPINFVKAKIEMAKIASRENLGFYLDDGEPIANVPKSLEAEGHDIIKIDDKYDGYNLLIVRKK
- a CDS encoding M67 family metallopeptidase, with product MNVNITKDQYNKIVKQAKDEFPLECCGLLGGIKTEEGIWIKKIYPLTNIDQSSEHFSMDPKEQFAVIKEMRASGYLLVGNYHSHPYTPSRPSEEDKRLAYDASSIYGILSLKDQEPVLNFFKIVANESVEKLDSIFIE
- a CDS encoding HesA/MoeB/ThiF family protein, translated to MDFSEAQIERYSRHIILSEVGVEGQQKLLESKVLIIGTGGLGAPAAMFLAAAGIGTIGLVDADSVDLSNLQRQIIHQTKDVGKLKVISGKETINEMNPDVNVITYHTFVNASNILEIIKDQDYDFIIDGTDNFGAKFLINDACVLAKKPFSHAGIIRFNGQLTTYIPDNNTPCYRCMFKEPPPEGAVPTCREAGVLGVMGGVIGTLQATEAIKYILGLGETLAGYLLTYDAIKMEFRKIKIKHNTKCGICGEEPTINELIDYKPPVCSI
- the thiS gene encoding sulfur carrier protein ThiS — protein: MKIKVNGEEKQLEKAINILELLVLQEVKMVEMVSVELNGEILDRDDFENTLVKENDAIELLYFMGGGSFGF
- the ald gene encoding alanine dehydrogenase — its product is MIIGLPKEIKNNENRVGLTPGGVSILTKRGHQVIVEKSAGLGSGFTDEEYEQAGATLVAKNTEVFERAETIVKVKEPLESEYDLFKNHQNLYTYLHLAPNSPLTKALLEKKVTGIAYETVELENGSLPLLAPMSEVAGRMSIQIGASLLQKYNGGIGILLGGVPGVKPADVVIIGGGVVGTNAAKIAVGMGANVTILDISIQRLRYLDDIFAGRINTIVCSAYNIAEAVKKADLLVGAVLVTGASAPIIVTEEMVKTMKKGAVVVDVAIDQGGSIETIDRVTTHDHPSYEKHGVIHYSVANMPGAVPRTSTLALEAATLPYLIQLADKGIKQALLADPALRKGLNTIDGKLVCKSVADSLRLEYVQAEDMLRAL
- a CDS encoding Lrp/AsnC family transcriptional regulator, with protein sequence MDDIDLAILRALQENGRVSISDIGSKINLSVSAVGERIKKLEKSGVINHYTAIINGKYFNKELTALMFISLESPKFIDSFLKFVNEENDILECHYIAGNYDYMIKIVTNNPETLEKILNKVKGVTGIIKTYTNVVLKTTKNNYSIYPSVLPLGK
- a CDS encoding AzlD domain-containing protein, with amino-acid sequence MSIKLIVIILGAGLATYFTRFPLLVISGNREIPPRVTKFMSYIAPAVLTSLIVPAIFIKQGHIDISFNNNYIVASVITALSAYCSKNMLLSVITGICTVGILMYIF
- a CDS encoding AzlC family ABC transporter permease, translating into MKVEQKIKELVKGFIDTIPLGISASIYGLVYGVMACKAGLSVFETMAMSAFVFAGASQMTAVQMIAIGSSPVSIIVTVLIINLRHFLLAASLSPYLKHESNRMRMVNAFFMTDESYAVAYSRFQTDRPTSRYFLGSGLNIYVFWGSAGIIGYFFGNIISSQLNYIFDFAFIAAFIGMIVPMVKDFPVVVTVVVSGIISIIGSQLIPGKWYIIIAGVAASLAGYLASELTIKDTEADRIKGGIDYEH
- a CDS encoding PhzF family phenazine biosynthesis protein, translating into MKYYVVDAFAEKVFEGNPAGVCILEAWLADEMMQNIAIENNLSETAFAVKEQDGYRLRWFTPKNEIDLCGHATLATAYVIANYYDKHIETIKFQTLSGELVVIKKGELYEMDFPSRMPKSIVLTEQMVEAIGIRPIEVYLGRDLMFVLEKEEDVRNAEPDFSKLRNLPDGLGVSITAKSKAYDFVSRSFFPKISVNEDPVCGSAHCNFIPYWAKHLGKDEMVARQLSKRGGTLYCKYCGDRVKISGSAVLYAVADIQIK
- a CDS encoding aminotransferase-like domain-containing protein; the encoded protein is MPVNSFENYPMTWKPNRDQLTAPLYLSIANLLEYDIINGYLAPNTKLPPQRELADYLDINLSTVTRAFKIGELKGLIYAKTGKGTFVASNAGATITIVDNEAEKNYLDMGLIKPFDQFNPLVVETVKSIMSKGYIEKLLDYSHPLGSPYHKMAARQWLQKCNIDANIGNIAITSGAQNSVTLTLISLFHSGDKIAVDMYTYPNFIELASMLNIQLIPIRHDIFGMNPEELDAQCKANNIQGIYLTPSCHNPTAILMNMSRRQEIAKVISKNKLILIEDDIFSFLAPQNYLPITCLVPDQSIYISSVSKSLCSGIRVGFMFYPEKYASNIIRGIYNINVKTPALNAEIISELINTGMADKIVENKIAISKERNEIYKKYFKIENPNENPISFFRWLPLNQKFNANEFEKNALIQGIKLYHSNRFLVGHSEEKQFLRVSLSSMDDANELEEGLALLKNILFETTDPSNIDSLII